TGACGGCCAACGCCGATGAGGGCGTGGCGCGCCTGTGCAAGGACTGGCGCAGCGACGTCAGCCGGTTTCTCGGGGTCGGCGGCGTGGATGACGGTGTCCGCGTGGACGTGGAGGGCAACAGCGTGGCCGTGGATGTCCATCTGGTGGCCAAGGCGAACGTCAATCTGCTGGCGTTGGGCCGGCGATTGCAGGCCGCGATTGCCCGCGCCATCAGCGAGACGGTGGGCCTCGTGGTCCGCGAGGTGAACATCTTCATTGAAGACGTGGAACTCCCCGATGCCGAGGAGCAGGTGTAAACCGTGAAAGTACGGCGGCGCGCTCGCATTGTGGCTTTGCAGGCTCTCTTTGAGA
This is a stretch of genomic DNA from Chloroflexota bacterium. It encodes these proteins:
- a CDS encoding Asp23/Gls24 family envelope stress response protein, whose protein sequence is MQNETVGKVTLAPGVLTTIVTLTANADEGVARLCKDWRSDVSRFLGVGGVDDGVRVDVEGNSVAVDVHLVAKANVNLLALGRRLQAAIARAISETVGLVVREVNIFIEDVELPDAEEQV